The following coding sequences are from one Venturia canescens isolate UGA chromosome 5, ASM1945775v1, whole genome shotgun sequence window:
- the LOC122410918 gene encoding nuclear receptor coactivator 2-like isoform X5 — MSISAAENAGPGPGDLQDPLWVKMSAITGNNTKKRKKSDAKPQSQISSNKCLNEKRRRTLENTFIDEIEELITATDMSSGKTDKCQILQRAVDKIRHICEQEGSNSHAVQQGEVSSSNPNILSNDQVGPIVLEALDGFLFVVSAEGRIEYVTDNIKQYINYSKDDVFGKDIYNIIHHGDHQAFVESLPMLLGWTCDPQPQTRKGSFNCRFLVKPDDKDETMEQKQQRVSQYETMQICSALLPINTNRLESGDVSSESSDIGPCVMCVARRISSNEKPVGATIEQFSVKSDISGKIIAVDNNGLSTSYSKYLNEDLVGTTIQDLCHPHDLSKLTAHLKGTTQTGEGTSSMYRLRMCSDKFLNVQTKSRLFKGNGMNESDFVMSAYSIVGDNDLTASEGGQLSNNKMCSGHSSNRCASNSNNNNGNNNNNVGGPLMSIGHVNGQVSGLSGGRSGGVGITSSCTTSSSVSVVGGGGCVGSSGGGNGAGTTNSTISFGSVDNSNNSIGSLIPNNQYNQFTSGMDLGFELFPSSTWDLAGSSNAWPTNDNRPESRDSGCGGQTISRPPSQPNVQTPSPQGTYSSSNTAIIPSHRSPMRPYSPSINVNVATHNFSNSFPFSPLQESQSGMSNTSVPIVNANGANPAGAAVLPGSSGPSSVPGPPNPTGNGLPGTSTSASNSIIPGNNIVGPSTSKRHEDNKNSNNSSTPMNIHGNVSHDVNNPTSHSSQACHETQNSVVPTESGRLRNLLTKRTSVSDDNQDTSNNDNDNQNEHRILKILLNQPDEDDYHSEHSNKLRTSPSNLNKSNVEHPKPSLGNNMLLQLLNEKNDEDEDARAGLKKQHELLQQLLKDPDEERKMQEQRESRDDDPLLRSLGFRAATPSPSQSGDHPHPATSQVGQKRPGEDGNMNMAVKRPMDGSHQVSSSGTGASSTVTSKLWEKNKMLASLLAKQPSQPATIPPIPASVISATPQDKLPRVVDRLKQQQPWSGGSMQPIVSNATTTTATSARTPLQNQTRQLPRQATYLNHMLSQQQRPQMGQMDTEFSGSGDYRPAGMDPNSWDNQSSDPDLSDILDQVIEFVPDEAIAGLASRLTESSAIANLLDAIESPPMNEKMAINAIQKSLMLCETAVNPTSSTITMPGTPPAYSTALGNTSVTTSHNYQPPPMYQQQSRVRFNAQPGIRQNAAQFTQHQQQRAKLLQQQQQQQQQQLKQRLLQQQQQQQLLIPSNATAPDQIASGIHNIDSLLNNTVAPNVSLQRSNVPDSQVSPGYGGSVQMPSGHRLSHSYSHPATLPQHPVVNNNFNSGQQVSAAAARLSPHSPAAMMSFSHPQPLSPRVSQGNYGNSPRMFNVNQTRQQQPAQQQLQQQQRSMPSPGTPASARQSPFPAESFPPPASPTASQFPPVPNPNAANPTAQYRLQRASSTPTATTQLPGGIGSPRHYGGGVNKDQPLLSPSHQHGGCQPTANHNQQNPANSQHYTNQQHTSMLYHTSANSINNHDVQNNQFCYDRTSISMYGTGPGDPQDARSMPPSNTTGHQMGGNTSSTGSMTSEFVRQELRAVVGARTQQRVPNNLQNNLTGQVTQDDLEALGLPFEMSSADYYGGGGTR, encoded by the exons ATTCGGCACATATGCGAACAAGAGGGCTCCAATAGTCATGCTGTTCAACAGGGAGAAGTTTCCTCCTCAAATCCGAACATATTGTCCAACGATCAAGTTGGCCCGATTGTGCTCGAG GCGTTAGATGGCTTTCTGTTTGTCGTTAGCGCCGAGGGCCGCATCGAATACGTTACGGATAATATAAAgcagtatataaattattcTAAGGACGATGTTTTCGGAAAGgatatttataatattattcATCATGGGGATCACCAAGCCTTCGTGGAGAGCCTGCCGATGTTATTAG gtTGGACCTGCGATCCCCAGCCACAAACGAGAAAAGGGAGCTTCAATTGTCGCTTTCTCGTCAAGCCCGATGATAAGGACGAGACTATGGAACAGAAGCAACAGCGCGTATCTCAGTACGAAACAATGCAAATATGCTCTGCCCTGTTACCAATAAATACTAATCGTCTTGAAAGCGGTGATGTGTCATCGGAATCGTCGGACATTGGTCCTTGCGTAATGTGCGTTGCACGAAGGATATCCAGCAACGAAAAACCAGTTGGCGCTACCATCGAACAGTTTTCCGTTAAATCGGACATCAGCGGGAAAATAATAGCGGTCGATAATAATGGACTGTCTACTTCTTACTCAAAGTACCTAAACGAG gACCTGGTTGGAACAACAATACAGGACTTGTGTCATCCGCATGATCTCAGTAAATTAACTGCTCATTTGAAGGGCACGACACAGACCGGTGAGGGGACGAGTTCCATGTATCGGTTGCGCATGTGCTCTGACAAGTTCCTTAACGTCCAAACAAAGTCAAGACTTTTCAAAGGAAATGGCATGAACGAATCGGATTTTGTGATGTCCGCCTATTCGATTGTCGG GGACAATGACTTAACGGCTAGCGAGGGTGGTCAGCTTTCCAACAACAAAATGTGCTCGGGACACTCTAGTAACCGTTGTGCGAGCAATAGTAATAACAATAATGgtaacaataacaataacgTGGGTGGGCCGTTGATGTCGATCGGTCATGTAAACGGTCAAGTGAGTGGTTTAAGTGGTGGCCGGAGTGGCGGCGTCGGGATAACGTCCTCGTGCACAACGTCGTCGAGCGTGTCTGTCGTTGGCGGGGGTGGTTGCGTTGGATCATCCGGCGGCGGTAACGGGGCTGGTACGACAAacagtacaatttcgtttgGTAGCGTCGACAATTCGAACAATTCAATTGGTTCGTTGATTCCGAACAATCAGTACAACCAGTTTACGAGTGGCATGGATCTGGGGTTTGAGCTTTTTCCAAGTTCCACGTGGGACTTGGCCGGTAGCAGCAACGCCTGGCCTACCAATGATAATAGGCCAGAATCGAGAGATAGCGGTTGCGGTGGTCAAACGATATCCCGACCACCTTCCCAACCAAACGTACAAACTCCGAGCCCGCAGGGAACGTACTCTTCTTCGAATACGGCCATCATACCGTCTCATCGAAGCCCCATGCGTCCATACAGCCCATCTATCAACGTCAACGTTGCCACTCACAACTTCAGTAATTCGTTCCCATTCAGTCCTCTTCAGGAATCGCAAAGCGGAATGTCCAACACGAGCGTTCCCATCGTCAACGCAAACGGTGCGAATCCCGCTGGCGCCGCCGTTCTTCCTGGATCCAGTGGACCGTCCTCGGTTCCCGGGCCTCCGAATCCCACCGGGAATGGACTACCCGGAACATCGACCTCCGCCAGCAATTCCATCATCCCTGGCAACAACATCGTTGGACCGTCGACCAGCAAAAGGCACGAggacaacaaaaattccaacaaCTCATCCACCCCCATGAACATTCATGGTAACGTCAGCCACGACGTCAATAATCCAACGAGCCATTCGTCCCAAGCCTGCCATGAAACTCAAAACAGTGTTGTGCCCACGGAATCTGGTAGACTGAGAAACTTGCTCACCAAAAGAACAAGTGTCAGTGACGATAATCAGGACACCTCCAACAACGATAATGATAATCAAAACGAACACAGGAtactaaaaattttgttgaatcaaCCGGACGAGGATGATTATCATTCGGAACATAGCAACAAGCTTCGGACCAGCCCGAGCAATCTCAACAAAAGTAACGTCGAGCATCCGAAACCTTCCCTCGGCAACAATATGCTTTTACAG TtattgaatgagaaaaatgacgaggacgaagacgctCGAGCCGGTTTGAAGAAGCAGCACGAACTTCTTCAACAATTACTCAAGGATCCtgacgaggagagaaaaatgcaGGAACAACGAGAG AGTCGAGACGACGATCCTCTACTTCGGAGCCTTGGATTCCGCGCTGCTACGCCATCCCCCTCCCAATCCGGCGATCATCCGCATCCAGCTACTTCGCAAGTCGGTCAAAAAAGGCCCGGTGAAGATGGCAATATGAATATGGCCGTTAAACGACCCATGGATGGATCGCATCAAGTATCCTCTTCCGGAACCGGAGCCTCTAGTACCGTTACTAGCAAATtgtgggagaaaaataaaatgttggcATCGCTGCTGGCCAAACAGCCATCCCAGCCAGCGACTATTCCGCCAATACCCGCGTCTGTGATATCGGCAACTCCACAG gataAGCTGCCTCGCGTTGTCGACCGATTGAAGCAGCAACAGCCATGGTCGGGTGGTAGTATGCAACCGATTGTCAGCAACGCGACAACGACAACCGCGACCTCGGCGCGTACGCCTTTACAAAACCAAACGAGACAACTACCTCGTCAAGCAACCTACCTCAATCACATGCTAAGTCAA CAACAAAGGCCCCAAATGGGACAAATGGATACAGAATTTAGCGGTAGCGGCGATTACCGTCCTGCCGGAATGGACCCAAACTCGTGGGACAATCAGTCGTCAGATCCAGATCTGTCGGACATTTTGGATCAGGTTATAGAATTTGTTCCGGACGAAGCTATCGCGG GTCTAGCGTCTCGTTTGACAGAATCGTCCGCAATAGCGAATCTATTGGATGCTATTGAATCGCCACccatgaacgaaaaaatggctATTAATGCCATACAAAAGTCATTGATGTTATGCGAGACTGCAGTGAATCCAACGTCTTCCACGATCACGATGCCTGGTACACCTCCGGCTTATTCGACAGCG CTGGGTAATACGTCAGTCACAACGAGTCACAACTACCAACCACCACCAATGTATCAACAACAATCGAGGGTCAGATTCAACGCCCAGCCAGGAATACGACAAAATGCTGCACAGTTCACTCAGCATCAGCAACAACGAGCCAAACTTttgcaacaacagcaacaacaacaacagcagcaattAAAACAGAGGCTTttgcagcaacagcagcaacaacaattaCTCATACCATCCAATGCAACAGCCCCAGACCAAATAGCATCGGGTATCCATAATATCGATAGCTTACTTAATAACACCGTGGCACCAAATGTTTCGCTTCAG CGCTCCAATGTACCAGATTCTCAAGTCTCGCCGGGCTACGGGGGATCCGTCCAGATGCCTTCGGGCCACCGCCTTTCACACTCATATTCCCATCCGGCAACGTTACCGCAAca CCCGGTCGTTAATAACAATTTCAACAGCGGTCAACAAGTCTCGGCAGCTGCAGCGCGGCTGTCCCCACATTCTCCCGCTGCTATGATGTCGTTTTCTCATCCTCAACCGCTATCACCTCGAGTTTCACAA GGCAATTACGGAAATAGTCCGCGGATGTTCAACGTGAATCAAACGAGGCAGCAGCAGCCGGCGCAACAGCAGCTTCAACAGCAGCAAAGATCGATGCCGTCGCCAGGTACACCGGCATCGGCACGCCAATCCCCATTTCCGGCTGAATCTTTCCCCCCACCGGCATCGCCAACGGCTAGCCAATTCCCGCCTGTTCCTAATCCAAATGCCGCCAATCCCACAGCTCAGTATCGTCTTCAGCGAGCCTCTTCGACACCTACCGCAACGACCCAGTTACCAG GTGGTATTGGATCACCGAGACATTACGGAGGTGGTGTTAACAAGGATCAACCACTATTATCACCTAGTCATCAACACGGCGGTTGTCAACCAACGGCAAATCACAATCAACAGAATCCAGCGAACAGCCAACATTACACAAACCAACAACACACCTCAATGCTTTATCACACGAGTGCAAACAGTATCAACAATCATGATGTACAGAACAATCAGTTTTGTTACGATCGTACATCGATATCGATGTACGGTACGGGACCGGGAGATCCTCAGGACGCGAGATCAATGCCTCCTAGTAATACCACCGGTCACCAAATGGGTG GTAATACGAGCAGCACGGGCAGCATGACTTCCGAATTCGTTAGGCAAGAATTGAGGGCTGTTGTTGGAGCGCGAACGCAACAGAGGGTGCCGAATAATTTGCAAAATAATCTCACCGGTCAAGTTACTCAGGACGATCTTGAAGCTCTTGGTTTGCCGTTTGAGATGTCTTCGGCAG ACTACTATGGAGGAGGCGGTACGAGGTGA